In one window of Gossypium hirsutum isolate 1008001.06 chromosome A01, Gossypium_hirsutum_v2.1, whole genome shotgun sequence DNA:
- the LOC107917889 gene encoding probable 2,3-bisphosphoglycerate-independent phosphoglycerate mutase, with protein sequence MGSPAEPKRRVAFVLIDGLGDVSIPRFGNKTPLQAADVPTLDAIASAGVNGLMDPVEVGLGCGSDTAHLSLLGYDPRVYYRGRGAFESMGAGLAMSPGDIAFKSNFATLDEKTGIVTSRRADRHFEEEGPILCVALDRVKLPSFPEYEVRVRYATEHRCGVVVKGPRLSGNISGTDPLKDNRLLLEAKALDDTDEARHTAAVVNELSREISKILVSHPLNAKRLAEGKSVANVVLLRGCGIRIEVPQFEKKHGLWPCMVAPTKIIAGLGLSLDIDILEAPGATGDYRTLLTSKATAIAKALSTPLQTSPSVFVPGEDEHKPGRSDGYDFGFLHIKAIDDAGHDKASVFKVKGLEAVDRALAQLAKLLWQAESTGNFQYFICVTGDHSTPVEYGDHSYEPVPFTICRLKDFVGAVGGESSVLETSLDPFPLPTVKAGEDLNEAIGLEKGRKCKQVQAFCGDSVFEFNEIAAARGCLGRFPGGEMMGIIRKFLKLNA encoded by the exons ATGGGCAGTCCTGCAGAGCCAAAGAGAAGAGTGGCATTTGTGCTGATTGATGGATTAGGAGATGTATCAATACCAAGGTTTGGGAATAAGACTCCTCTGCAGGCTGCTGATGTTCCAACCTTGGATGCCATAGCATCAGCTGGGGTTAACGGCCTTATGGACCCTGTGGAAGTAGGTTTGGGTTGTGGGAGTGATACAGCTCACCTCTCGTTGTTGGGCTATGACCCGAGAGTCTATTACCGAGGGCGTGGTGCATTTGAGTCCATGGGGGCTGGGTTGGCAATGTCACCTGGAGATATTGCATTCAAG TCAAATTTTGCGACCTTGGATGAGAAAACTGGCATAGTTACAAGTAGGAGAGCTGACAGGCATTTTGAAGAAGAGGGGCCTATCCTTTGTGTTGCCCTGGATAGAGTGAAGCTCCCATCTTTTCCTGAGTATGAAGTAAGAGTCAG GTATGCAACAGAGCACCGATGTGGAGTTGTTGTTAAAGGACCAAGACTGAGTGGAAACATATCAGGAACTGACCCATTGAAGGACAACCGCTTACTTCTGGAAGCCAAGGCTTTAGATGATACTGATGAAGCAAGACACACAGCTGCAGTTGTTAATGAGTTATCCAGGGAGATATCAAAGATTTTGGTTTCTCACCCTTTAAATGCAAAAAGGCTAGCAGAAGGGAAAAGCGTTGCTAACGTTGTCCTTTTAAGAGGCTGTGGTATCCGAATTGAG GTTCCACAATTCGAGAAGAAACATGGCTTGTGGCCTTGCATGGTGGCTCCCACAAAAATTATTGCAGGATTGGGCCTATCACTTGATATTGATATCCTAGAAGCTCCTGGAGCAACTGGAGACTATCGAACACTTTTGACTTCAAAGGCAACTGCCATAGCTAAGGCACTCTCTACCCCTCTACAAACATCTCCTAGTGTCTTTGTACCAGGGGAGGATGAGCACAAGCCTGGGAGATCAGATGGTTATGATTTTGGATTTCTCCACATTAAG GCAATAGATGATGCAGGTCACGATAAGGCGAGTGTTTTCAAAGTAAAAGGCTTGGAAGCTGTAGATCGAGCTCTAGCACAGCTGGCTAAGCTCCTGTGGCAGGCAGAATCAACTGGGAACTTCCAATATTTTATTTGTGTCACCGGTGACCATTCTACACCTGTTGAATATGGAGATCACAGTTACGAACCTGTTCCATTTACAATTTGCCGGTTGAAAGATTTTGTGGGTGCAGTTGGTGGGGAGTCTAGTGTTTTGGAAACTTCCCTTGATCCATTTCCTCTTCCTACTGTTAAGGCAGGTGAAGACCTAAATGAAGCCATTGGTTTAGAAAAAGGGAGAAAATGCAAGCAAGTTCAAGCATTTTGTGGTGATTCAGTTTTTGAGTTTAACGAGATTGCAGCTGCGAGGGGCTGTCTTGGGCGGTTTCCAGGTGGAGAGATGATGGGAATCATTAGGAAATTTCTTAAATTAAATGCATAG
- the LOC107917910 gene encoding uncharacterized protein isoform X1: MSVERSFEAWEEVQRHGQDLADRLAQGFTGLIQSHITPPSFPWPNPPRSKLFDLEFPSQSFVNKDFGLPIDKSTMFDIGDIGNRIGQVGADFSAGLNGLVQQFFRSLPIPFRTEESAVLPVRGDMILKVQKAEAGGNDMEGLVGFSDRSKDFAFLENESGSEGLVDEELSGFNLKSAGLLGRPQQGTINITSTYESRTRDLESSLVARGDLWRVEASNGSSTSGSDNSLFLLQLGPVLFVRDTTLLLPVHLSKQHLLWYGYDRKNGMHSLCPAIWSKHRRWLLMSMLCLNPLACSFVDLQFPNGQFTYVSGEGLTTSAFLPICGGLLQAQGQYPGEMRYSFSCKNKWGTRITPMVQWPDKSFTLGLSQALAWKQSGLMMRPSVQFSLFPTFGGSNPGLRTEVIHTVKEDLNLICGCALVPHPSAFASISFGRSKWNGNVGKSGMVVGVDTPLSSVGRPSFSVQINNVIEF, from the exons ATGTCCGTAGAAAGGTCATTTGAAGCCTGGGAAGAGGTCCAACGCCATGGCCAGGACCTTGCAGATCGGCTAGCTCAAGGTTTTACTGGCTTAATCCAATCCCATATCACCCCACCTTCGTTCCCATGGCCAAACCCTCCAAGATCCAAGCTTTTCGACCTCGAGTTCCCTTCCCAATCCTTTGTCAATAAGGATTTCGGGCTTCCCATTGACAAGTCAACCATGTTCGACATCGGTGATATCGGGAACAGGATTGGTCAAGTCGGGGCTGATTTCAGTGCCGGCTTAAATGGGTTGGTGCAGCAGTTCTTCAGGAGCTTGCCAATCCCCTTTCGTACTGAGGAGAGTGCTGTTTTGCCTGTTAGAGGTGATATGATCTTGAAAGTGCAGAAGGCTGAGGCGGGTGGCAATGATATGGAGGGTTTGGTCGGGTTTTCAGATCGGTCAAAGGATTTCGCGTTCCTCGAAAATGAGAGTGGTTCAGAGGGTCTGGTGGATGAAGAGCTTTCAGGTTTTAATTTGAAGTCTGCTGGATTGCTTGGGAGACCTCAg CAGGGGACCATAAATATTACCTCGACATATGAGAGTAGAACACGAGATTTAGAAAGTTCTTTGGTTGCAAGGGGAGACCTATGGAGAGTAGAGGCATCAAATGGCAGCTCCACATCAGGGAGTGACAACTCTTTATTCCTTCTCCAGCTCGGACCAGTGCTCTTTGTTAGGGACACAACACTTCTTTTACCAGTTCATCTATCAAAGCAACATTTACTTTGGTACGGCTATGATAGGAAG AACGGAATGCATTCTCTTTGTCCAGCAATATGGTCAAAGCATAGGAGGTGGCTATTAATGTCAATGCTCTGTCTTAATCCTTTAGCTTGT TCATTTGTAGATTTGCAATTTCCAAATGGACAGTTTACATATGTATCTGGTGAAGGGCTGACGACAAGTGCTTTCTTACCTATTTGTGGGGGACTTCTTCAGGCACAGGGCCAATATCCAGGAGAAATGAGATATAGCTTCTCTTGCAAG AATAAGTGGGGAACGCGTATTACCCCAATGGTGCAATGGCCTGACAAATCATTTACACTGGGTCTTTCACAAGCGCTGGCTTGGAAGCAATCAGGGCTCATGATGAGGCCGTCCGTTCAATTTAG CTTGTTTCCAACGTTTGGTGGAAGTAATCCGGGGTTGCGGACGGAAGTTATTCACACGGTGAAGGAGGATCTCAATCTGATTTGTGGTTGTGCTCTGGTGCCACATCCTTCCGCATTTGCATCAATATCA TTTGGGCGCTCTAAGTGGAACGGAAATGTCGGGAAGTCAGGGATGGTAGTAGGAGTAGACACGCCTCTTTCCAGTGTTGGCCGCCCATCCTTTTCCGTTCAGATAAACAACGTTATCGAGTTCTGA
- the LOC107917910 gene encoding uncharacterized protein isoform X2 has product MSVERSFEAWEEVQRHGQDLADRLAQGFTGLIQSHITPPSFPWPNPPRSKLFDLEFPSQSFVNKDFGLPIDKSTMFDIGDIGNRIGQVGADFSAGLNGLVQQFFRSLPIPFRTEESAVLPVRGDMILKVQKAEAGGNDMEGLVGFSDRSKDFAFLENESGSEGLVDEELSGFNLKSAGLLGRPQGTINITSTYESRTRDLESSLVARGDLWRVEASNGSSTSGSDNSLFLLQLGPVLFVRDTTLLLPVHLSKQHLLWYGYDRKNGMHSLCPAIWSKHRRWLLMSMLCLNPLACSFVDLQFPNGQFTYVSGEGLTTSAFLPICGGLLQAQGQYPGEMRYSFSCKNKWGTRITPMVQWPDKSFTLGLSQALAWKQSGLMMRPSVQFSLFPTFGGSNPGLRTEVIHTVKEDLNLICGCALVPHPSAFASISFGRSKWNGNVGKSGMVVGVDTPLSSVGRPSFSVQINNVIEF; this is encoded by the exons ATGTCCGTAGAAAGGTCATTTGAAGCCTGGGAAGAGGTCCAACGCCATGGCCAGGACCTTGCAGATCGGCTAGCTCAAGGTTTTACTGGCTTAATCCAATCCCATATCACCCCACCTTCGTTCCCATGGCCAAACCCTCCAAGATCCAAGCTTTTCGACCTCGAGTTCCCTTCCCAATCCTTTGTCAATAAGGATTTCGGGCTTCCCATTGACAAGTCAACCATGTTCGACATCGGTGATATCGGGAACAGGATTGGTCAAGTCGGGGCTGATTTCAGTGCCGGCTTAAATGGGTTGGTGCAGCAGTTCTTCAGGAGCTTGCCAATCCCCTTTCGTACTGAGGAGAGTGCTGTTTTGCCTGTTAGAGGTGATATGATCTTGAAAGTGCAGAAGGCTGAGGCGGGTGGCAATGATATGGAGGGTTTGGTCGGGTTTTCAGATCGGTCAAAGGATTTCGCGTTCCTCGAAAATGAGAGTGGTTCAGAGGGTCTGGTGGATGAAGAGCTTTCAGGTTTTAATTTGAAGTCTGCTGGATTGCTTGGGAGACCTCAg GGGACCATAAATATTACCTCGACATATGAGAGTAGAACACGAGATTTAGAAAGTTCTTTGGTTGCAAGGGGAGACCTATGGAGAGTAGAGGCATCAAATGGCAGCTCCACATCAGGGAGTGACAACTCTTTATTCCTTCTCCAGCTCGGACCAGTGCTCTTTGTTAGGGACACAACACTTCTTTTACCAGTTCATCTATCAAAGCAACATTTACTTTGGTACGGCTATGATAGGAAG AACGGAATGCATTCTCTTTGTCCAGCAATATGGTCAAAGCATAGGAGGTGGCTATTAATGTCAATGCTCTGTCTTAATCCTTTAGCTTGT TCATTTGTAGATTTGCAATTTCCAAATGGACAGTTTACATATGTATCTGGTGAAGGGCTGACGACAAGTGCTTTCTTACCTATTTGTGGGGGACTTCTTCAGGCACAGGGCCAATATCCAGGAGAAATGAGATATAGCTTCTCTTGCAAG AATAAGTGGGGAACGCGTATTACCCCAATGGTGCAATGGCCTGACAAATCATTTACACTGGGTCTTTCACAAGCGCTGGCTTGGAAGCAATCAGGGCTCATGATGAGGCCGTCCGTTCAATTTAG CTTGTTTCCAACGTTTGGTGGAAGTAATCCGGGGTTGCGGACGGAAGTTATTCACACGGTGAAGGAGGATCTCAATCTGATTTGTGGTTGTGCTCTGGTGCCACATCCTTCCGCATTTGCATCAATATCA TTTGGGCGCTCTAAGTGGAACGGAAATGTCGGGAAGTCAGGGATGGTAGTAGGAGTAGACACGCCTCTTTCCAGTGTTGGCCGCCCATCCTTTTCCGTTCAGATAAACAACGTTATCGAGTTCTGA
- the LOC107916587 gene encoding APO protein 1, chloroplastic: MLQTLSTASSLWNPSQRSACLEIVEFQRSQLSSLSPCPFYLKFGSKSVQKGRALVSGTFPYACQRPKQYPAGKKPGEYPQNMDLPPVLPKKKKKPYPIPFKEIQKAARKDKKLAERGIEKPLQPPKNGLLVPELIPVAYEVLDAWKLLIKGLAQLLYVIPVYGCSECSEVHVAHSGHNIQDCKGPSSSKRRGLHSWVKGSINDILIPIESYHLYDPFGRRIKHETRFDYDRIPAVVELCIQAGVDIPEYPSRRRTNPIRMIGKKIIDRGGYVEEPKPWRAVDPSSSSIIDLDTCGACERFPPPSPEDVPIIAQETMNAHETVQTGVTKLMKKYTVKACGYCSEVHVGPWGHNAKLCGEFKHQWRDGKHGWQDATVSEVFPPNYVWHVQDPKGPPMRSALKRYYGKAPAVVELCMQAGAQVPRRYKPMMRLDIIVPESEEASLVA; encoded by the exons ATGCTCCAGACACTATCGACAGCATCATCAttatggaatccatctcagaggA GTGCATGTTTAGAAATCGTGGAATTTCAGAGGTCTCAATTATCATCTCTGAGTCCGTGTCCTTTTTATTTGAAG TTTGGGAGCAAATCAGTTCAGAAAGGTAGGGCACTTGTTTCAGGAACTTTTCCATATGCCTGTCAGAGGCCTAAACAGTACCCTGCCGGCAAGAAGCCAGGGGAATATCCCCAAAATATGGATCTTCCACCAGTACTGCCTAAGAAAAAGAAGAAACCCTATCCTATTCCTTTCAAAGAGATCCAGAAAGCTGCGAGGAAGGATAAGAAACTTGCTGAGAGGGGTATAGAGAAGCCACTTCAGCCTCCTAAAAATGGATTACTTGTTCCTGAACTTATTCCTGTCGCATACGAGGTGTTAGATGCATGGAAACTTTTGATTAAAGGTCTTGCACAGCTTTTGTATGTCATTCCTGTTTACGGTTGCAG TGAGTGCTCTGAAGTTCATGTGGCTCATAGTGGTCATAATATTCAGGATTGCAAAGGTCCAAGTAGCTCAAAGCGCCGTGGTTTACATTCATGGGTGAAAGGTTCTATCAATGACATTCTTATCCCCATAGAATCATATCACCTTTATGATCCTTTTGGCCGGCGCATCAAGCATGAAACACGGTTCGACTATGACAGGATTCCTGCTGTTGTAGAGCTATGCATCCAAGCCGGTGTGGACATCCCAGAGTACCCTTCACGACGAAGAACCAATCCCATCAGAATGATTGGAAAGAAAATAATCGATCGTGGCGGATACGTTGAGGAGCCTAAGCCATGGCGTGCAGTGGATCCATCCTCTTCCTCAATTATAGATCTCGACACATGTGGAGCTTGCGAGCGATTTCCACCGCCCTCACCCGAAGATGTACCCATCATTGCACAGGAAACAATGAATGCACATGAGACAGTTCAAACAGGTGTTACGAAGTTGATGAAGAAGTACACGGTGAAGGCATGTGGATATTGCTCGGAAGTCCATGTAGGGCCATGGGGTCACAATGCTAAACTTTGCGGAGAATTTAAGCACCAGTGGAGGGACGGGAAGCATGGTTGGCAGGATGCCACGGTCAGTGAAGTTTTCCCACCAAATTATGTGTGGCATGTTCAAGACCCAAAGGGACCTCCCATGAGAAGTGCATTGAAGAGATATTATGGCAAGGCTCCTGCTGTGGTTGAACTTTGCATGCAAGCTGGAGCTCAAGTACCTCGCAGATATAAACCTATGATGAGGCTTGACATTATAGTCCCTGAAAGTGAGGAGGCCAGCTTAGTTGCATGA
- the LOC107917628 gene encoding cytochrome b561 and DOMON domain-containing protein At5g48750 gives MASKSFSFAFLFLFFLCTFAAAEPCDNNRFRGGKTFDSCIDLPSLNCLLHWNFHSLTQTVDVALRRNSVDQKTRWMSWAINPHSKGMVGSQALVAFQKDDGTMVAYTSSITSYATQLQKGDLSFPVNGVSSIPEGNEMIMFATLALPANTTTVNHLWQEGPLAGNFPRMHPLSGPNMGSMGTLDFLAGKLVVDKNRFKKPMEDSSWNFMHIRMGFSNACLAGGIIGVLLWLGALGARIGRGIHQYIGITLLGLGAIQGIVGIANVFLGFHMVHLMIKTWPQVTYIAAISLLGTIALILEGVGCWRRNTVRREIAAEETL, from the exons ATGGCTTCTAAATCCTTCTCCTTTGccttcctttttctctttttcttgtgCACCTTCGCCGCCGCTGAACCTTGCGACAACAACCGATTTCGTGGAGGCAAAACCTTTGACTCTTGCATCGACTTACCCTCCTTGAATTGCTTACTTCATTGGAATTTCCATTCATTGACTCAAACCGTCGATGTTGCCTTGAGGCGAAACAGTGTTGATCAAAAAACAAGATGGATGTCATGGGCTATTAATCCTCACTCGAAAGGCATGGTGGGTTCACAAGCTTTGGTTGCCTTTCAAAAAGATGATGGAACTATGGTAGCTTATACTTCATCTATAACAAGCTATGCAACTCAGCTTCAAAAGGGTGACCTTAGTTTCCCCGTTAATGGAGTTTCCTCGATTCCTGAAGGTAACGAGATGATCATGTTTGCAACTTTGGCATTGCCTGCAAACACTACAACCGTGAACCACCTTTGGCAAGAAGGACCCTTAGCTGGAAATTTCCCTAGGATGCACCCTTTGTCTGGTCCCAATATGGGTTCAATGGGGACCTTGGATTTTCTCGCAGGCAAGCTTGTTGTAGACAAAAACAGGTTCAAGAAACCAATGGAAGATAGTTCATGGAATTTTATGCACATTAGGATGGGGTTTTCTAATGCCT GTTTAGCTGGTGGGATCATTGGTGTTTTGCTTTGGCTTGGGGCACTTGGAGCAAGAATTGGAAGAGGAATCCATCAATATATAGGGATTACCCTTCTTGGTCTCGGTGCAATTCAAGGGATCGTTGG CATTGCGAATGTATTCTTGGGGTTTCATATGGTACATTTGATGATCAAGACTTGGCCTCAAGTGACATACATTGCTGCAATCTCATTGCTGGGAACCATTGCTCTTATTTTAGAAGGAGTCGGTTGTTGGAGGAGGAACACCGTGCGACGTGAAATAGCCGCCGAGGAAACACTTTAA
- the LOC121204637 gene encoding uncharacterized protein, whose amino-acid sequence MSDSSPCSSSPPSSPGSSALASPSIQMVSKSVSERLLGKFFDASQYDFDYEQSCLWSSPVRRSVYLTSPGNIVICSQDELIFSQLKHAKKACKWRFRSIACFSALWCCS is encoded by the exons ATGTCTGATTCTTCTCCTTGTTCTTCGTCACCACCTTCCTCACCAGGAAGTTCAGCTTTAGCCAGCCCCAGCATTCAAATGGTTTCAAAATCGGTATCTGAACGACTCCTTGGCAAATTCTTCGATGCATCACAATACGATTTCGATTACGAGCAGAGCTGTTTGTGGTCTTCTCCGGTAAGAAGAAGTGTGTACTTGACATCCCCTGGTAATATAGTTATTTGCTCTCAAGATGAACTCATCTTCTCCCAACTCAAACACGCAAAGAAAGCTTGCAAATGGAGATTTCGCAGCATCGCTTGCTTCAGT GCCCTTTGGTGTTGCTCTTGA